One stretch of Solenopsis invicta isolate M01_SB chromosome 16, UNIL_Sinv_3.0, whole genome shotgun sequence DNA includes these proteins:
- the LOC105202530 gene encoding uncharacterized protein LOC105202530 produces MPGCAAVGCNNRSEKGYIMKCFPRDPNLRKIWQDRVARADWEPSNNSFLCHVHFEPEEWSITQNGRLRLRKNAIPSIFTVTSTRKSARKRNKLTNVKSENECENDYMTESLENDTEYSSISHLEEKDSDLQDVDNPAIWSLVYQPTNQSPKKMEIKQPSDTHYIDITDDLQQENIIIISDDNSMKIESNTKENDVFEKQASTDNKKSISNFVTKRNSPSNQNENIAVKTEIKLDVDQIFNDSYDEIEEKLKQICDDHREENNTEKLNPISRNRKETFDKSITQLPFHKSINYKYSSRHEIGDMLIDNRDNIEIIFGSESGEEFARVPRYTFYNSETNEIDKRTPNVNNITDDKEINETFPEHIEEAFSGEDIHIVSNMRTVVKCKRKIREEVMRSIKRSVQDASFRDTNSVSNSDASDIMENKVKKELNLSEISQYSNNDAVSDAKFIVKVTGDREDVFDIMHDLFKDTKDFTIQEHKNTCLQQENNVTSIITIDDCSMETDSIDKSNIDIFSTLSTLKNECLSTRLLSSDVDMDEDMNRNKNLDMNNTIINGVTEQSMTNNISKCEHEKLQRKVKLQETVIRQLTNQLILLKDLEKKLQDKNVMLKAKTKEIEKKMNELNNSTDDTPLSINYKQMDMKQRLIYDLSNRMNNLEEMNKKLMKTITIECQQKRQLENQVKQRDKQIKELNWKLEKASKYLERAEKNTNTYKRKMLNMQTFIRRKKLLDENTSRFHEIIIDSMKENYSEKVLAMAIEIQEICGTNGYKKLLNYGFPLPALSVLQAPLSDCISDSRKNNKIQGTITLKQNTNEERDIQFIENDMKVNEKNHVENITSLCEEVAMDDTETVTGTVQDIFEENDDIDDFSTNELREHFILQLNEVI; encoded by the coding sequence ATGCCGGGTTGCGCAGCTGTCGGATGCAACAATCGCAGCGAAAAAGGATATATTATGAAATGTTTTCCTCGTGATCCAAACTTAAGAAAAATCTGGCAGGATCGCGTCGCTAGGGCCGATTGGGAACCATCTAACAATTCCTTTCTTTGTCATGTACATTTTGAACCAGAGGAATGGTCTATAACTCAAAATGGAAGACTCAGACTAAGGAAGAATGCTATCCCATCTATTTTCACCGTAACATCAACCAGAAAATCCGCCAGAAAGCGTAATAAGCTAACAAATGTCAAAAGTGAAAACGAATGTGAAAACGATTATATGACGGAGTCTTTAGAAAATGACACCGAATATTCGTCTATCAGCCACTTGGAAGAGAAGGATTCCGATTTGCAAGATGTCGACAATCCAGCTATATGGTCACTTGTGTATCAACCAACAAATCAATCTCCGAAAAAGATGGAAATTAAACAACCTTCTGATACACATTATATAGATATTACGGATGATCTTCAGCaggaaaatattattataatttcagaCGATAATAGCATGAAGATAGAGAGTAATACCAAAGAGAATGACGTGTTTGAAAAGCAGGCGAGTACAGATAATAAAAAGTCTATTAGCAATTTTGTAACGAAAAGAAATTCACCTAGTAACCAGAATGAGAATATTGCTGTAAAAACGGAAATAAAACTAGATGTCGATCAAATCTTTAACGACAGTTACGATGAAATAGAAGAGAAATTAAAGCAAATTTGCGACGATCACCGTGAAGAGAATAATACGGAGAAACTAAATCCAATTTCTAGAAATCGGAAAGAAACTTTTGACAAATCGATAACACAATTACCATTTcacaaaagtataaattataaatattcgtCAAGGCATGAAATTGGAGATATGCTTATCGATAATAGAGATAATATTGAGATTATCTTTGGTAGTGAAAGCGGAGAAGAATTTGCACGCGTTCCTAGGTATACATTTTACAACAGTGAAACTAATGAAATTGACAAACGTACACCAAATGTCAATAATATTACTGATGATAAAGAAATCAACGAAACTTTTCCTGAACATATAGAAGAAGCTTTTAGCGGAGAGGATATACACATCGTATCAAACATGAGAACTGTTGTAAAGTGCAAACGGAAAATTCGAGAAGAAGTTATGAGATCTATAAAAAGGTCAGTTCAAGATGCATCCTTCCGAGATACAAATTCTGTGAGTAACAGCGATGCCTCAGACATCATGGAAAATAAAGTGAAGAAAGAACTGAATCTATCTGAAATTTCGCAATATAGTAATAATGATGCTGTGTCGGATGCGAAATTTATAGTGAAAGTAACGGGTGATCGTGAGGATGTTTTTGACATTATGCATGATTTGTTTAAAGATACGAAAGATTTTACTATTCAAGAACACAAAAATACTTGTTTACAACAAGAAAATAATGTTACCTCTATCATAACGATAGATGATTGCTCGATGGAAACGGATTCTATAGATAAAAGCAATATTGATATCTTTTCAACTTTGTCAACTTTGAAAAATGAATGCCTAAGTACGAGATTACTATCGTCGGATGTAGATATGGATGAAGACATGAATAGGAACAAGAATTTGGACATGAATAACACTATCATTAATGGCGTTACCGAACAATCGATGAccaataatattagtaaatgtGAACACGAAAAATTACAACGGAAAGTAAAACTGCAAGAGACCGTTATCAGACAACTAACTAATCAACTCATCTTACTTAAAGATTTGGAGAAAAAACTGCAAGATAAAAATGTGATGCTCAAAGCAAAGACgaaggaaatagaaaagaagaTGAATGAATTGAATAACAGTACGGACGACACGCCACTTTCgattaattacaaacaaatggatatgaaacaaagattgatTTATGATTTATCAAACAGGATGAATAATCTTGAAGagatgaataaaaagttaatgaagACTATAACTATAGAATGTCAACAAAAGAGGCAGTTGGAAAATCAGGTTAAGCAGAGAGACAAGCAAATAAAAGAGCTTAATTGGAAATTGGAGAAGGCTTCGAAATATCTCGAGCGAGCAGAGAAGAATACAAATACATATAAGAGGAAGATGTTGAATATGCAAACTTTTATACGAAGAAAGAAGCTTTTGGACGAGAATACGAGTAGATTTCACGAAATAATAATAGATAGTATGAAAGAAAACTATTCAGAGAAAGTTTTGGCAATGGCGATAGAAATTCAAGAAATCTGTGGTACGAATGGATACAAAAAACTGTTAAACTACGGCTTTCCACTTCCAGCGTTGTCAGTCTTGCAAGCTCCCCTAAGTGATTGTATCTCAGATTccaggaaaaataataaaattcagggaacaattactttaaaacaaaatacaaatgaAGAACGTGATATTCAGTTTATAGAAAACGACATGAAAGTTAATGAGAAAAATCATGTGGAAAATATAACATCGCTTTGTGAAGAAGTTGCGATGGACGATACAGAAACTGTAACAGGCACGGTTCAAGATATTTTCGAAGAAAATGACGACATAGATGATTTCAGTACAAATGAATTGagagaacattttattttacaattgaacgaagttatataa